One genomic window of Anaerolineae bacterium includes the following:
- a CDS encoding High-affnity carbon uptake protein Hat/HatR has product MKTKKREIVFIVLQFIFYFGFVLLLHSCSSYSIRSPILDQPTINALENQTVTAVPSSTSKPTITKDLRSTQTALYLSTQSAQETAVFATNVIKATEAEVARQTQLATIISVENADKVKKLYCEYFIESLQDVSISSKDNLFAVGSFRHPDVFVFRYPDGKFIKSLEGHSGGIRTLSFSPFGTKLAAGSYDYTANLWDVRTGNLLFTLRGHRGIVHSVAFSPDGKYLATGSDAGTIRIWNTKDGTLVKYLRVNYMVLAVSFSPDGAYLISGENTNGKIRIWSVQKEFRPITILEAHRYGVVSVDFSPDGRTFASGGIDKTIKIWELETGKLLRTFIGHDQGVLRVTYSNDGKLLVSSANDGTVRLWRVEDGKILNVLEEHNGWVGSVAMNPEETLIISVGGGDGKICYWGL; this is encoded by the coding sequence ATGAAGACCAAGAAAAGAGAAATTGTCTTTATAGTGCTTCAATTTATTTTTTACTTTGGCTTTGTTTTATTACTCCATAGTTGTAGCAGTTATTCTATAAGATCTCCTATTCTTGACCAACCGACAATAAATGCTTTAGAAAATCAAACTGTAACTGCAGTACCAAGCTCAACCTCAAAACCGACAATTACAAAAGATCTTCGGAGCACTCAAACCGCTCTTTATCTAAGTACCCAATCTGCCCAAGAAACGGCAGTTTTTGCTACAAATGTAATTAAGGCTACTGAAGCCGAAGTCGCCAGACAGACCCAACTTGCCACGATCATTTCTGTTGAAAACGCTGATAAAGTGAAGAAATTGTATTGCGAATATTTTATTGAAAGTTTACAAGATGTATCCATATCGTCTAAAGACAATTTGTTTGCGGTGGGGTCGTTTAGACATCCTGACGTATTTGTATTTCGTTACCCTGATGGGAAGTTTATAAAGTCACTCGAAGGCCACTCAGGAGGAATTCGGACTCTTTCATTCAGCCCATTTGGAACGAAATTAGCTGCCGGATCCTATGATTACACTGCAAATTTATGGGACGTACGCACAGGGAACTTATTATTCACCCTTAGAGGGCATCGAGGAATTGTTCACAGTGTGGCATTTTCCCCTGACGGAAAATATTTAGCCACAGGATCGGATGCTGGTACGATTCGGATATGGAATACCAAAGATGGCACCTTAGTTAAGTATCTGAGAGTTAATTATATGGTGCTAGCTGTCAGTTTTAGTCCAGATGGAGCTTATCTTATTTCAGGAGAAAATACTAACGGCAAGATTCGAATCTGGTCGGTTCAGAAGGAGTTTAGGCCAATCACCATCTTGGAAGCTCATCGCTATGGGGTGGTCAGTGTTGATTTCAGCCCAGATGGAAGAACATTTGCGTCCGGCGGCATTGATAAAACAATTAAAATATGGGAGCTTGAAACTGGAAAATTATTACGTACTTTTATTGGACACGATCAAGGAGTTTTACGAGTAACTTATAGTAATGATGGTAAATTATTAGTATCATCAGCTAATGACGGAACTGTCCGATTATGGAGGGTTGAAGATGGAAAAATTCTTAATGTTTTAGAAGAACATAATGGCTGGGTTGGCAGTGTAGCTATGAATCCTGAGGAGACATTGATTATTTCTGTTGGAGGTGGGGACGGTAAAATTTGTTATTGGGGTTTATAA
- a CDS encoding tmRNA-binding protein SmpB, translated as MSVKIVARNRKANFEYFLLDRFEAGIELRGSEIKSVRNGQISINEAYVETNGKEAWLVECHIAPYEQASHFQHDPKRPKRLLLHKREIRQLWNESRKKGVTIIPVSVYLKDGRAKVEIALAKGKKLYDKRQTIAKRDAQREIERQERF; from the coding sequence ATGAGTGTTAAGATCGTTGCCCGAAACCGTAAAGCAAATTTTGAGTATTTCCTGCTCGATCGTTTCGAAGCTGGAATAGAGCTGCGCGGCAGTGAGATCAAGTCAGTACGGAACGGTCAGATTAGTATTAATGAAGCTTACGTTGAAACCAATGGGAAAGAAGCCTGGCTGGTAGAATGTCATATTGCGCCTTATGAGCAGGCAAGTCATTTTCAACACGATCCGAAAAGACCCAAAAGGCTGTTGCTTCATAAACGGGAAATCCGTCAACTGTGGAATGAGTCACGCAAGAAGGGAGTGACAATTATCCCCGTTTCAGTTTACCTGAAAGATGGCCGTGCAAAAGTCGAAATTGCCCTGGCAAAAGGCAAGAAGCTCTATGATAAACGGCAGACAATTGCAAAAAGGGATGCTCAAAGAGAGATAGAAAGACAAGAGCGATTCTAA
- a CDS encoding cell envelope-related transcriptional attenuator, translated as MFLGIDYAPHKSFVGRSDTIVLLHFNTLRPYVGIISIPRDLWVTIPGYGENRINTAHFFAESQQAGSGPFAAIQTIEANFGVKPDYYVRIRFDGVKEIVNAMGGVTIKLDKPIGGYQAGVHHLSGEKALGFTRRRQGADDFFRMEQGQILIKSILLDLLKPTKWVKIPAVLMTTTRAVETNLPLWQLPRLGILILRIGIENIDSRIIDRTMTTPYTTDQGASVLLPQWEQIYPLIEEIFHQPY; from the coding sequence TTGTTTTTAGGAATTGATTATGCTCCTCACAAGAGTTTTGTCGGGCGCAGTGATACGATTGTCTTGTTGCACTTTAACACGCTTCGTCCGTATGTTGGGATTATATCCATACCCAGAGACCTATGGGTAACTATTCCTGGTTACGGGGAGAATCGCATCAATACTGCCCATTTCTTTGCTGAAAGTCAGCAAGCCGGCAGTGGTCCCTTCGCAGCCATTCAGACAATCGAAGCGAATTTCGGGGTCAAACCAGACTATTACGTGCGGATTCGTTTTGATGGGGTCAAGGAGATTGTTAACGCCATGGGAGGTGTGACGATAAAACTTGACAAACCCATTGGTGGCTATCAAGCGGGTGTCCATCACCTGTCTGGAGAAAAAGCGCTTGGTTTTACCCGCCGCAGGCAAGGAGCAGATGACTTTTTCCGCATGGAGCAGGGGCAAATTCTAATTAAATCCATCCTGCTTGATCTCCTCAAACCGACCAAGTGGGTGAAGATACCTGCCGTTTTGATGACAACTACCCGGGCTGTTGAAACCAACCTCCCCCTCTGGCAATTGCCTCGATTAGGCATCTTAATCCTGAGAATCGGCATTGAAAACATTGACTCACGCATCATTGACAGAACAATGACAACCCCCTATACTACCGATCAAGGAGCAAGCGTTTTGCTACCCCAATGGGAGCAGATTTATCCGCTGATCGAAGAAATCTTTCATCAGCCGTATTAG